The following proteins are co-located in the Nitrospira sp. genome:
- the miaB gene encoding tRNA (N6-isopentenyl adenosine(37)-C2)-methylthiotransferase MiaB → MTQPNKPHTVHIETFGCQMNEYDSELVRSLLRKAGFEFTEDRERADVMLMNTCAIRENAHNKVYGHLAELKAVKEQRPLVVGVLGCMAQNLKEELTEKQPLVDVLVGPDGYRQLPGLLTNALNAEEQGLVRRGMAVDLSEYETYDDILPERDGSSNAWIAIMRGCDNFCSFCVVPYTRGRERSRDPQGILREVEASVATGHTQITLLGQNVNSYRYEDWDFARLILAVAEVPGVTRVRFTSPHPKDFPPALLDAVAGHPNICKHIHLPLQSGNDRILELMNRTYSRKEYLDLAAHIRHRHPGIALTTDIICGFCSETEEEFLDTYRVVEEVQYHSAYVFKYSERKNTIAARKFPDDVPEAVKGERVSRLVDLQRPITARLNRELIGQTLPVMVEGDSKRSSDQWMGRTDTGVYVIWNKSDAPALLGSIQPVTILDGSAAVLMGRRGPSAIPA, encoded by the coding sequence ATGACACAACCCAACAAGCCCCATACCGTCCATATCGAAACCTTCGGTTGCCAGATGAACGAGTACGATTCGGAACTCGTTCGCTCATTGCTCCGCAAAGCAGGATTCGAGTTTACCGAGGATCGCGAGCGCGCCGATGTCATGCTCATGAACACCTGCGCCATCCGTGAGAATGCGCATAACAAGGTCTACGGCCATCTCGCCGAGTTGAAGGCGGTGAAGGAACAGCGCCCGCTGGTCGTCGGGGTGCTCGGCTGCATGGCGCAAAACCTCAAGGAAGAGCTGACGGAGAAACAACCGCTGGTAGATGTGCTCGTCGGCCCGGACGGATACCGGCAGTTGCCGGGACTATTGACGAATGCGCTGAATGCGGAAGAACAGGGCCTGGTGCGACGGGGCATGGCCGTGGATCTGTCCGAATATGAAACCTACGACGACATCCTCCCCGAGCGCGACGGCAGCAGCAATGCCTGGATCGCCATCATGCGCGGTTGCGACAACTTTTGCAGCTTCTGCGTGGTGCCCTACACGCGAGGACGCGAACGGTCACGTGATCCTCAGGGGATCCTCCGCGAGGTCGAGGCGTCGGTCGCCACCGGTCATACGCAGATCACGCTGCTCGGACAGAACGTGAACAGTTACCGGTATGAGGATTGGGACTTTGCCCGCCTCATCCTTGCGGTCGCCGAGGTGCCGGGAGTCACGCGGGTCCGCTTTACCTCTCCGCACCCGAAAGACTTTCCCCCTGCGTTACTGGATGCCGTCGCCGGCCATCCGAACATCTGCAAACATATCCATCTGCCCCTGCAATCCGGCAACGACCGCATCCTGGAACTCATGAACCGCACCTACAGCCGGAAAGAGTACCTCGATCTGGCGGCGCACATTCGGCACCGCCATCCCGGGATCGCCCTCACCACCGATATCATCTGTGGCTTTTGCTCGGAAACCGAGGAGGAATTTCTGGATACCTATCGGGTCGTCGAGGAGGTGCAGTATCACTCGGCCTATGTGTTCAAGTATTCGGAGCGGAAAAATACCATCGCGGCGAGGAAGTTCCCGGACGACGTGCCGGAGGCCGTGAAGGGCGAACGGGTCAGCCGCCTGGTGGACCTGCAGCGCCCCATTACCGCGCGGCTCAATCGGGAGTTGATCGGACAGACCCTCCCGGTGATGGTCGAAGGCGACTCCAAACGCTCCAGCGATCAATGGATGGGCCGCACCGATACCGGCGTGTACGTCATTTGGAACAAGAGCGATGCACCGGCCTTACTCGGCAGCATTCAACCGGTCACTATTCTCGACGGAAGCGCCGCAGTCTTGATGGGGCGACGCGGGCCCTCAGCGATACCCGCGTGA
- a CDS encoding A/G-specific adenine glycosylase, with protein MSTKSRVQKSPRRKKKSPQSSVPLARGQKQRFQNRLLKWYKEHGRDLPWRKTSDPYHILVSEVMLQQTQVDRVIPKYHEFLERYPSFEQLADAPVAEVKQTWYPLGYNIRPERLHSIACETVARYGGQLPNDAEELLSFKGIGRYTAGAIRSFAFNEDAPILDTNVIRVLHRVFIAQGDPKAQKAVLWELSETLIPRGKGYDFNQALMDFGATVCTARDPYCLLCPMKPFCKTYPFDPAR; from the coding sequence ATGTCTACAAAGTCTCGCGTTCAGAAATCTCCGCGCCGTAAGAAGAAGTCACCTCAGTCCTCCGTCCCGCTCGCACGCGGGCAGAAGCAGCGTTTTCAGAACCGGTTGTTGAAGTGGTACAAGGAGCATGGGCGTGATCTGCCCTGGCGCAAGACCTCCGATCCCTATCACATCCTGGTATCGGAGGTGATGCTCCAGCAGACCCAGGTGGATCGCGTGATTCCGAAGTACCATGAGTTCTTGGAGCGATACCCGTCGTTTGAACAGTTAGCCGATGCGCCGGTCGCCGAGGTGAAGCAGACCTGGTATCCGCTGGGGTACAACATCCGGCCGGAACGGTTGCACAGCATCGCCTGTGAAACCGTCGCCCGTTACGGCGGGCAGTTGCCGAACGATGCGGAGGAGTTGTTGTCCTTCAAAGGCATCGGACGTTACACCGCGGGGGCGATTCGGTCTTTTGCATTCAATGAAGATGCGCCGATTCTGGACACCAACGTGATCCGCGTGTTGCACCGTGTGTTCATCGCCCAGGGCGACCCGAAGGCGCAAAAGGCCGTTCTCTGGGAGTTGTCTGAAACCCTGATTCCGCGCGGTAAGGGGTATGACTTCAATCAGGCTCTCATGGATTTCGGCGCGACGGTCTGTACGGCGCGCGACCCCTACTGCCTCCTGTGCCCGATGAAACCGTTCTGCAAGACCTATCCGTTTGATCCGGCCAGGTAG
- the mtaB gene encoding tRNA (N(6)-L-threonylcarbamoyladenosine(37)-C(2))-methylthiotransferase MtaB → MPRASLHTLGCRLSQSETSMLADTLARRGYQLVEFGKETDLLVLNTCSVTENAEKDCRYAVRKTLRHSPHAFVAVTGCYAQTGAAQLQKVPGIDLIVGTQFKMNLPDYLPAPAKLRKQPEPELRHSRTIDREDFVLPGTAYSDSTRALLKIQDGCDFMCSFCLIPFARGRERSRTAEDVLREARELAAHGYRELVLTGVNIGRYSYQGLELVDLLQELEAIHEVTRIRISSIEPTTVPAALLEHMAGSTKLCHYLHLPLQSGDDEILQAMNRRYAVREYEELVEQALGLMPDLGLGTDLMVGFPGEDELAFANTVRTVERLPFSYFHVFSYSARPGTAAARLEDQIPPAVIRQRSKALAELSRTKALAFYQQQIGRTLPVLFEQGERDGFRTGTTANFTRVAVAADAVEAGSIHQVTITGIMDGLAYGRPVATVLAPSHRPLL, encoded by the coding sequence ATGCCACGCGCATCACTCCATACATTGGGTTGCCGCCTCAGCCAATCCGAGACCTCCATGTTAGCCGATACCCTGGCACGCCGGGGGTATCAGCTGGTAGAGTTCGGCAAGGAGACGGACCTGCTCGTCTTGAACACCTGCTCGGTGACGGAGAATGCCGAAAAAGATTGCCGCTATGCCGTTCGCAAAACCTTGCGCCACTCGCCGCATGCCTTCGTCGCGGTCACGGGCTGTTATGCCCAGACCGGCGCCGCGCAGCTCCAGAAGGTACCCGGCATCGACCTGATCGTCGGCACCCAGTTCAAAATGAATCTCCCCGATTATCTCCCGGCGCCGGCCAAACTCCGGAAACAGCCGGAACCGGAACTCCGCCACAGCCGTACGATCGATCGCGAAGACTTCGTCCTGCCCGGCACCGCCTATTCCGACTCAACCCGCGCCCTGCTGAAGATTCAGGACGGCTGCGATTTCATGTGCAGCTTTTGCCTGATCCCGTTCGCGCGCGGGCGTGAGCGCAGCCGGACCGCCGAGGATGTCTTGCGGGAAGCCCGGGAACTCGCCGCCCATGGCTACCGGGAACTCGTGCTCACCGGCGTCAACATCGGCCGATACTCGTATCAGGGTCTCGAGCTGGTTGATCTCTTACAAGAACTTGAAGCGATTCATGAGGTTACCAGGATCAGGATTTCCTCGATCGAACCCACGACCGTCCCTGCTGCCTTGCTGGAGCACATGGCCGGCTCCACGAAACTGTGTCATTACCTGCACCTTCCCCTGCAAAGCGGCGACGATGAAATCCTGCAGGCGATGAACCGGCGTTATGCCGTTCGCGAATATGAGGAGCTGGTCGAGCAGGCCTTGGGGCTGATGCCTGACCTCGGGTTGGGAACCGATCTCATGGTCGGATTTCCCGGCGAAGACGAACTGGCGTTCGCGAATACGGTCCGGACAGTCGAGCGACTCCCCTTCTCCTATTTCCATGTCTTCAGTTATTCGGCGCGGCCGGGTACGGCAGCTGCGCGACTGGAGGACCAGATTCCGCCTGCCGTCATCCGGCAACGCAGCAAGGCCCTGGCGGAACTGTCACGGACGAAAGCGCTGGCTTTTTATCAGCAACAGATCGGCCGCACCCTCCCCGTCCTCTTCGAACAGGGGGAACGCGATGGATTTCGCACGGGCACCACAGCCAACTTCACCCGGGTGGCGGTCGCGGCCGATGCCGTCGAGGCCGGCTCGATCCACCAGGTCACCATCACCGGCATCATGGACGGGCTGGCCTATGGCCGGCCGGTCGCCACAGTCTTAGCGCCCTCGCATAGGCCACTTTTATGA
- a CDS encoding dienelactone hydrolase family protein, which translates to MESESIFQVSISHDGITLDGILGLPAHPKGVIAFAHGSGSGRFSPRNQFVARHLETGGFATLLMDLLTPDEADDRRKVFDIDLLADRLLLAERWLQAHRQTAGLQVGYFGASTGAGAALQAAAREPRVVGAIVSRGGRPDLAGPYLSRVTAPTLLLVGGDDGPVIEMNQDALTQLTCRKELVIVPGASHLFEEPGTLEQVAREALRWFQRYLQPDAHATKESRS; encoded by the coding sequence ATGGAATCGGAGAGCATCTTCCAGGTCAGCATCAGTCATGACGGCATCACGCTCGATGGAATCCTGGGTCTCCCTGCGCACCCGAAGGGCGTCATCGCCTTTGCCCACGGCAGCGGCAGCGGACGTTTCAGTCCTCGCAATCAGTTCGTCGCCCGCCATCTGGAAACGGGAGGCTTTGCGACGTTGCTGATGGACCTCCTCACCCCGGATGAGGCCGACGATCGCCGCAAAGTCTTCGACATCGACCTCCTCGCCGACCGGCTGCTGCTGGCAGAACGTTGGTTACAGGCGCACCGCCAGACAGCCGGCCTCCAGGTCGGGTATTTCGGCGCCAGCACGGGCGCCGGTGCGGCACTCCAGGCAGCTGCTCGTGAACCCCGGGTGGTCGGCGCCATCGTGTCGCGCGGCGGACGGCCCGACCTGGCCGGCCCCTATCTGAGTCGGGTCACCGCCCCGACGCTTTTGCTTGTCGGCGGAGACGACGGTCCCGTGATCGAGATGAATCAGGACGCGCTCACGCAACTGACCTGCCGGAAAGAGCTGGTGATTGTCCCGGGAGCCAGTCATTTATTCGAGGAACCGGGCACGCTGGAGCAGGTCGCCCGGGAAGCGCTCCGCTGGTTCCAGCGATATCTCCAACCGGACGCGCACGCAACAAAGGAGTCTCGATCATGA
- the mutT gene encoding 8-oxo-dGTP diphosphatase MutT yields the protein MMQVIEVAAGIIVHEGRYLIARRKAGVHLGGLWEFPGGKRETGETLEECLHRELWEELNVRIGHPTPFRIVRHEYPEKIVELHFFCCRIETGVAIALDCAELRWVYPHEMAAFEFPSADQPVIAALQQGKV from the coding sequence ATGATGCAGGTGATCGAGGTTGCGGCAGGGATCATTGTTCACGAGGGCCGGTATCTGATCGCGCGGCGGAAGGCCGGGGTGCATCTCGGCGGGTTGTGGGAGTTTCCGGGCGGGAAACGCGAAACGGGCGAAACATTGGAGGAGTGTCTGCATCGGGAGTTATGGGAAGAGCTGAATGTGCGTATCGGCCATCCCACTCCCTTTCGGATCGTACGACATGAATATCCCGAGAAGATTGTGGAATTGCATTTCTTTTGCTGCCGGATCGAGACGGGTGTTGCGATCGCGCTGGACTGCGCGGAACTTCGATGGGTCTATCCTCATGAGATGGCCGCGTTCGAGTTTCCTTCGGCCGATCAGCCCGTTATCGCGGCGCTTCAGCAGGGGAAAGTGTAG
- a CDS encoding ribonuclease H-like domain-containing protein — protein sequence MKVVLDIETVQAPREEWARLAGRHLASGEAAFSETGGDLFAVGEAQAQHRLDEELYEKSSFDGTFSRIVCIGLLEFSDNLEPRGATSWYGANEQELLRRFWGHLGQLRPSLFITHNGLNFDLPFIKKRSIIQQVKPTMEINLAKFRADPVYDTMAIWSNWDNRGWVKLDVLARALNVESKSGSGSQVAQMWADGQGKEIALYCLQDTYVTYGCYCRMNFRQPISREIVLLRPELIDVG from the coding sequence ATGAAAGTGGTCCTCGACATCGAAACGGTCCAGGCTCCCCGGGAAGAATGGGCCAGGCTGGCCGGTCGTCACCTGGCCTCGGGCGAGGCGGCCTTTTCCGAGACCGGAGGCGACCTGTTCGCGGTCGGGGAGGCGCAGGCGCAGCATCGACTCGATGAAGAACTCTATGAAAAGTCCTCCTTCGACGGGACCTTCAGCCGCATCGTGTGCATCGGGTTGCTGGAGTTCTCCGACAACCTCGAACCGCGTGGCGCCACCTCCTGGTACGGGGCGAACGAGCAGGAACTATTGCGTCGTTTCTGGGGTCATCTCGGGCAGCTGCGGCCCTCGTTGTTCATTACCCACAACGGTCTGAATTTCGACCTGCCCTTCATCAAAAAACGCTCGATCATTCAGCAGGTGAAGCCGACCATGGAGATCAACCTGGCCAAGTTTCGGGCGGATCCGGTGTATGACACCATGGCGATCTGGAGCAACTGGGACAATCGTGGATGGGTCAAGCTGGACGTGTTGGCGCGGGCGTTGAACGTAGAAAGTAAATCGGGCAGCGGGTCGCAGGTGGCCCAGATGTGGGCGGACGGGCAGGGCAAGGAAATCGCTCTCTACTGCCTGCAGGATACCTATGTCACGTATGGCTGCTATTGCCGCATGAATTTCCGGCAGCCGATCTCACGGGAGATCGTGCTCCTGCGGCCGGAACTCATCGATGTGGGCTGA
- a CDS encoding universal stress protein, producing the protein MKVLLAVDGSDHSYEAVRALKYLRRPDELTLLHVVDAPRPAYPMMVPEVAQELYSQLERSMKEDGEQLLTRIHSLLPPHSGPVTKQLALGSPAEMIVATAESRQLELIVMGARGLGPVKERLLGSVSHRVLSLAPCAKLILQGSLRDLKQILLPLEGQSDAEAALRFLRKQPFHEPVNIHLLAVLPPTRPPWPVDDSAAEKLEAQALRHARDFVDGVGNELRTLGYTTRSASVLGTPVTMILHEAEKLGVDLIMVGSRARQGLTRFVLGSVSHAVLHRAPCQVLVFE; encoded by the coding sequence ATGAAAGTGCTCTTGGCCGTCGATGGATCCGATCACTCCTATGAAGCCGTGCGGGCGCTGAAATACCTGCGCCGGCCGGATGAGCTGACCCTGCTCCATGTCGTCGATGCTCCCCGACCCGCTTACCCGATGATGGTCCCGGAAGTCGCCCAGGAACTGTATTCGCAACTGGAACGCAGCATGAAGGAGGATGGCGAGCAGTTGTTGACCAGGATCCATTCATTGCTCCCGCCCCACAGCGGCCCGGTCACTAAACAACTGGCCTTGGGATCCCCGGCGGAAATGATCGTCGCGACGGCTGAATCACGCCAGCTGGAGCTCATTGTCATGGGAGCCAGGGGACTGGGACCGGTGAAGGAACGTCTATTGGGAAGCGTCTCCCATCGTGTGTTGAGCCTCGCTCCCTGCGCCAAACTGATCCTGCAGGGCTCGCTCCGCGACTTGAAACAGATCTTGCTGCCGCTGGAAGGACAATCGGACGCCGAGGCGGCGCTGCGATTTCTCCGGAAGCAACCCTTCCATGAGCCGGTCAACATCCATCTCCTGGCAGTGCTCCCCCCCACCCGTCCGCCCTGGCCCGTTGACGACTCGGCAGCGGAAAAACTGGAGGCGCAGGCCCTTAGACATGCCCGTGACTTCGTGGATGGAGTGGGTAACGAGCTTCGGACACTCGGATATACCACCCGGAGCGCAAGCGTCCTGGGAACCCCGGTGACGATGATTCTCCATGAGGCGGAAAAGTTGGGAGTAGACCTGATCATGGTGGGGTCGCGCGCCAGGCAGGGCCTCACCCGATTCGTCCTGGGCAGCGTCTCCCATGCAGTGCTGCATCGCGCCCCCTGTCAGGTCTTGGTGTTCGAATGA